The following proteins come from a genomic window of Salvia hispanica cultivar TCC Black 2014 chromosome 4, UniMelb_Shisp_WGS_1.0, whole genome shotgun sequence:
- the LOC125220652 gene encoding polygalacturonase-like: protein MAISIMFQIFIVTFLQYFSASILAANPTYNVISYGAKADGKSDCAKAFQAAWGAACASASPATINVPRGRYILGNVHFEGSTCKNNAITIQIDGTLLAPSNYNAIGNSVHWLMFKRVTGVSIRGGTLDGLGANLWVCKASGKKCPQGATSLAFLNSNKISISGLTSINSQMFHIVIHGCRDTKLQNIKIIAPDESPNTDGIHIGRSSGVSITNSRIATGDDCISMSPGTSNVFVQNVACGPGHGISIGSPGWVLNEAGVENVTVKSCVLSGTQNGVRIKTWARPSNGFVRNVHYEDLTMVNVINPIIIDQNYCPNNKNCPNQSSGVKISGVTYKNIHGTSATETGVSLKCSKAEPCTGIKLDKVMLNYKNKAVGTVCGNAVQTMDGVIKPLKCLA, encoded by the exons atggcTATTTCAATAATGTTCCAAATTTTCATTGTCACATTTTTACAATACTTTTCAGCTTCAATTCTAGCAGCAAACCCTACCTACAATGTTATTTCCTACGGTGCAAAAGCCGACGGAAAATCCGACTGCGCCAAGGCCTTTCAAGCTGCTTGGGGTGCCGCATGCGCCTCCGCTTCTCCGGCCACAATAAATGTGCCGCGGGGAAGGTACATTTTGGGAAATGTGCATTTTGAGGGTAGCACGTGCAAAAATAATGCCATAACCATACAGATTGATGGGACTCTTTTAGCTCCATCCAATTACAATGCCATTGGTAATAGTGTCCACTGGTTGATGTTCAAAAGGGTCACCGGAGTTTCTATCCGCGGTGGAACCCTAGATGGTCTTGGCGCCAATTTGTGGGTTTGCAAAGCTTCAGGCAAGAAGTGTCCACAAGGAGCAACG TCATTGGCATTCCTCAATTCGAACAAAATAAGCATCAGCGGACTAACCTCCATAAACAGCCAAATGTTCCACATTGTCATCCACGGCTGCCGCGACACAAAACTCcaaaacatcaaaatcatcGCGCCCGACGAAAGCCCCAACACCGACGGAATTCACATTGGACGGTCGTCGGGAGTTTCCATCACCAACTCCCGCATTGCCACCGGGGACGACTGCATCTCCATGAGTCCCGGAACCTCCAACGTGTTTGTTCAAAACGTCGCATGCGGCCCGGGCCACGGCATAAG CATTGGAAGTCCAGGGTGGGTATTGAATGAAGCAGGAGTGGAAAATGTGACGGTCAAATCGTGTGTTTTGAGTGGGACCCAAAATGGTGTGAGAATCAAGACATGGGCAAGGCCTAGCAATGGATTTGTTAGAAACGTTCATTACGAGGATCTCACTATGGTTAATGTCATAAACCCTATTATCATTGACCAAAATTATTGCCccaacaataaaaattgtCCCAATCAG TCGTCGGGTGTGAAGATTAGCGGTgtaacatataaaaatatacatggAACATCAGCGACGGAAACTGGAGTGAGCTTGAAGTGCAGTAAAGCGGAGCCGTGCACCGGAATTAAGTTAGATAAAGTAATGCTAAACTACAAGAATAAAGCAGTTGGTACTGTATGTGGAAACGCCGTTCAGACTATGGATGGAGTAATCAAGCCACTGAAATGCCttgcataa
- the LOC125224100 gene encoding polygalacturonase-like, with protein MATSRMFQILILTILFFSSMILAASPTYNIQSYGAKSGGKSDCSKAFLSAWGAACATNAPATIYVPPGRFLMRNVYFNGNLCKNNAITIRMDGTLVAPSDYNVIGSSGSWLKFERVTGVSIYSGTLDAQGANLWACKNSGKGCPKGSTSLAFYNSNNIRINGLVSLNSQMFHILVDGCRNANLVNVRVSAPGNSPNTDGIHVQQSSGVTIMNSHVSTGDDCVSIGPGSSNLWIENLACGPGHGISIGSLGWDMNEAGVQNVTVKTATFSGTENGVRVKTWARPSNGFVRDVLFQHLVMVNVQNPVIIDQNYCPNHQNCPHQGSGVKISNVKYEDVHGTSATQVAVKFDCSKMRPCSGIRLDEVNLTFRDKPATASCSNAGGTADGVVKPSSCL; from the exons ATGGCCACATCAAGAAtgttccaaattttgattttgacaattttgttCTTCTCTTCAATGATTCTTGCAGCCAGTCCCACCTACAATATCCAGTCCTACGGTGCAAAATCCGGCGGAAAATCCGACTGCAGCAAGGCCTTTCTGAGTGCTTGGGGGGCGGCCTGCGCCACCAACGCCCCGGCCACTATATATGTGCCCCCGGGGAGGTTCCTCATGCGAAACGTATATTTTAATGGCAATTTGTGTAAAAACAATGCCATCACTATACGTATGGACGGGACCCTAGTAGCTCCCTCTGATTACAATGTTATTGGGAGTAGTGGGAGCTGGTTGAAATTCGAAAGGGTCACCGGAGTTTCCATCTACAGTGGAACCCTAGATGCCCAAGGCGCCAACTTGTGGGCTTGCAAGAACTCCGGCAAGGGTTGCCCTAAAGGCTCTACG tcATTGGCCTTCTACAATTCGAACAACATACGGATCAACGGATTAGTGTCGTTAAACAGCCAAATGTTTCACATTCTTGTTGACGGGTGTCGGAATGCGAATCTGGTGAACGTGAGGGTGTCGGCTCCGGGGAACAGCCCGAACACCGACGGGATTCATGTGCAGCAGTCATCCGGTGTTACTATCATGAACTCCCATGTTTCCACTGGAGATGACTGCGTCTCCATTGGCCCCGGCTCCTCCAACTTGTGGATCGAGAACCTCGCTTGCGGCCCTGGCCACGGAATTAG CATTGGAAGTCTAGGTTGGGATATGAATGAAGCAGGAGTGCAAAATGTGACGGTGAAAACTGCCACATTTAGTGGAACTGAAAATGGTGTGAGAGTGAAGACATGGGCAAGGCCTAGCAATGGATTTGTGAGAGATGTTTTATTCCAACATCTTGTAATGGTTAATGTCCAAAATCCAGTCATCATTGACCAAAATTACTGCCCTAACCATCAAAATTGTCCCCATCAG GGCTCGGGTGTGAAAATTAGCAACGTGAAATACGAAGATGTACATGGAACGTCTGCGACACAAGTTGCAGTGAAATTCGACTGCAGCAAAATGCGGCCGTGCAGTGGGATTAGGCTGGATGAAGTGAACCTCACCTTCAGAGACAAACCGGCCACGGCTTCGTGCTCCAACGCTGGAGGCACGGCCGATGGAGTTGTGAAGCCGAGCAGCTGCTTATAA